From one Oncorhynchus keta strain PuntledgeMale-10-30-2019 chromosome 30, Oket_V2, whole genome shotgun sequence genomic stretch:
- the LOC118363946 gene encoding peroxisome proliferator-activated receptor gamma coactivator 1-beta-like, whose protein sequence is MADCVSLLDEELSSFVFNYLTENSGSQYGEEEVCSDRLDADFPDIDLSQLDASDFDSVNCLSELHWCNDNADISPASIQYSTGDPELFEIEDENAALLAALTDSLDGMVEDEEGGLSVFPSLREGSEEDLPFPSGSLSPETEDPSLLKRLLLSPPNVPTGLESHKEGSSSSVHRHSSRSLHMKPVRPLVKQRESTHHEHKPRAVRPAGRLCTELHRHLTTTQEAEDTPSADTEEDGEEEEDDDEEDSESEEEEEEEETSSSEGESSTPPEPSKPQFSSEKELHSVVELIKYMHTYCLPMRKQAIWERKERECPGQVRRARPEYPSARISPNCHKAATQAQICAPRPRHAFTRRREFKANSLLRELLETVKSFDVSKPYILHSPPYTHNRGAIPKTAQDRKTETPSPAARLTKPELREDSESDRSLEAPKSPDLEDASFSVRRSRRLASFPSRFAKKVRAGRMRVEPVSGAGHLGEEDMAVKHPMGHGLEKDTTTPNNSTSSQTTADTAEPDNICCQNVKRSSLCLPLTPISTGIRDTQYANKPFEQTLSVDLCGTAGLTPPTTPPHKPVEDELFKPEGKGESPPKGSWLSRANSRKFPEQTELYAQLRKMGQASDADPKVHQTFGDHDYCLLSLGERRKRTAAMLSHSLFGRSSSEGPEPKGKKALGGEMHGHQREDKLFSEVPEYLSNGTRADSKGDGRRATAASPQSGSLHAISPHKSDEEGERSSLCSRSPSPILHSSFCQPHSPSSKPDISCENSETCHGDKQGNKISKSGIQIDEDNCQVFYIHNLPSSVTQIMLRKRFEAFGDPEDCKVITKNEERCGVIKFRQAPSGQQIQKHRREPLFQNRGGGMHRLSRKRYIDLDEAGPGPLKSKYDALDFDTLLKEAQKSLHR, encoded by the exons tatggggaggaggaggtctgCTCGGACCGCTTGGACGCTGACTTCCCTGACATTGACCTCTCTCAGCTGGACGCCAGCGACTTTGACTCAGTCAACTGCCTCAGCGAGCTCCACTGGTGCAACGACAATGCCGACATCTCCCCTGCCTCCATCCAGTACAGCACAGGAGACCCCGAGCTCTTTGAG ATAGAAGATGAGAATGCGGCGCTGCTGGCTGCTCTCACAGACAGCCTGGACGGCATGGTGGAGGACGAGGAGGGGGGGCTGTCTGTGTTTCCCTCGCTGAGGGAGGGGTCCGAGGAGGACCTCCCCTTCCCTTCAGGCTCCCTGAGCCCAGAGACAGAAGATCCGTCTCTA CTGAAAAGGCTCCTGCTGTCCCCCCCTAACGTGCCCACGGGCCTGGAGTCACACAAAGAGGGCAGCAGTAGCAGTGTGCATCGCCATAGCAGCCGGAGCCTGCATATGAAACCTGTCAGGCCATTGGTTAAG CAGCGTGAAAGCACACATCATGAGCATAAGCCCCGAGCGGTGAGACCAGCTGGACGTCTGTGCACAGAGCTCCACCGGCACCTGACCACCACACAGGAGGCCGAGGACACTCCTTCAGCTGACACAGAGGaggacggggaggaggaggaagatgatgatgaggaggacaGTGAGtccgaggaggaagaagaagaagaggagaccTCGAGCAGTGAGGGTGAAAGCTCCACCCCGCCTGAGCCCTCCAAGCCCCAGTTCTCCTCGGAGAAAGAACTGCACTCTGTGGTGGAGCTCATCAAGTACATGCATACATACTGCCTCCCCATGCGCAAGCAGGCCATCTGGGAGCGCAAGGAGCGTGAGTGCCCAGGCCAGGTACGCAGGGCCAGGCCCGAGTACCCTTCTGCTCGTATCTCCCCAAACTGTCACAAGGCTGCAACCCAGGCCCAGATCTGCGCCCCTCGGCCGCGCCACGCCTTCACCCGCAGACGGGAGTTCAAAGCCAACTCTCTTCTGCGCGAACTGCTCGAAACGGTCAAATCCTTTGATGTGAGCAAGCCTTACATACTCCACAGCCCCCCCTACACCCATAACAGAGGAGCTATCCCCAAAACAGCGCAGGACAGAAAGACTGAGACCCCCAGTCCGGCTGCCCGTTTGACCAAACCAGAGCTTAGAGAAGACTCAGAGAGCGACAGGTCCCTAGAGGCCCCTAAGAGCCCCGATCTGGAGGACGCGTCTTTCTCTGTCCGCCGCTCCCGCAGGCTCGCCTCTTTCCCCAGCCGCTTCGCCAAGAAGGTGCGTGCGGGCCGGATGAGGGTGGAGCCTGTGTCGGGAGCCGGGCACCTTGGCGAGGAGGACATGGCAGTCAAACACCCCATGGGACACGGCCTGGAGAAAGACACCACCACCCCTAACAACAGTACTTCTTCCCAAACCACGGCAGACACAGCTGAACCCGATAACATCTGCTGTCAAAACG TGAAACGCAGCTCCCTCTGTCTGCCGCTGACTCCCATATCTACAGG gATCAGAGATACCCAGTATGCCAACAAGCCATTTGAGCAGACTCTCAGCGTGGACCTGTGTGGCACAGCAG GCctcacccctcccaccacccccCCTCACAAGCCTGTGGAGGATGAACTGTTCAAGCCTGAGGGGAAAGGAGAGTCCCCCCCGAAGGGTTCTTGGCTCTCCCGGGCCAACTCCCGCAAGTTCCCCGAGCAGACCGAACTCTACGCTCAGCTCCGCAAGATGGGCCAGGCCAGCGATGCAGATCCCAAAGTCCACCAGACGTTCGGAGACCACGACTACTGCCTGCTGAGCCTGGGGGAGCGTCGGAAGAGAACCGCCGCCATGCTGTCCCACTCTCTGTTCGGACGCTCTTCTTCTGAAGGGCCAGAGCCTAAGGGGAAAAAGGCGCTGGGGGGCGAGATGCATGGACATCAGCGTGAAGACAAACTCTTCTCCGAGGTACCAGAGTACCTGAGTAACGGTACCAGGGCGGACAGCAAGGGGGACGGACGGAGGGCGACCGCGGCATCACCCCAATCAGGATCGCTCCATGCTATATCACCCCACAAGTCAGATGAAGAGGGGGAGcgctcctccctctgctcccgctctccctcccccatcctccactCCAGCTTCTGCCAGCCCCACTCCCCTAGCAGTAAGCCTGATATCAG cTGCGAGAACTCTGAGACGTGCCACGGAGACAAGCAGGGGAACAAAATCTCCAAGTCTGGGATTCAAATTGACGAG GACAACTGCCAAGTGTTCTACATTCACAACCTGCCGAGCAGCGTCACACAAATTATGCTGCGCAAACGCTTCGAGGCCTTTGGCGACCCAGAGGACTGCAAAGTCATCACCAAAAACGA GGAGCGCTGTGGAGTCATCAAGTTTCGTCAAGCGCCCAGTGGCCAGCAGATCCAGAAGCACAGACGAGAGCCGCTCTTCCAGAACAGAGGGGGTGGCATGCACAGGCTCAGCAGGAAGAGATACATTGATCTGG ACGAAGCGGGACCAGGGCCATTAAAGAGCAAGTATGACGCCCTGGACTTTGACACCCTGCTGAAGGAGGCCCAGAAGAGCCTGCATCGCTGA